The following are encoded together in the Monodelphis domestica isolate mMonDom1 chromosome 5, mMonDom1.pri, whole genome shotgun sequence genome:
- the MYF6 gene encoding myogenic factor 6 isoform X1 — protein MPSGWFLSELGAHHPAPVEPEAEEESIMMDLFETGSYFFYLDGENGALQQLEMAEGSPLYPGSDGTLSPCQDQMPPEAGSDSSGEEHVLAPPGLQPPHCPGQCLIWACKTCKRKSAPTDRRKAATLRERRRLKKINEAFEALKRRTVANPNQRLPKVEILRSAITYIERLQDLLHRLDQQEKMQELGADPFSYSPKQANLPSSDFLSTCSSDWENVSDHSRALAISPREVGGPIIESSASSSLRCLSSIVDSISSEDPKLISVEEVVEK, from the exons ATGCCATCTGGGTGGTTCCTCTCGGAGTTGGGAGCCCATCACCCAGCTCCGGTAGAGCCAGAGGCCGAAGAAGAGAGCATAATGATGGACCTTTTCGAAACGGGCTCCTATTTCTTCTACCTGGACGGGGAGAATGGAGCCCTGCAGCAGCTGGAGATGGCCGAAGGCTCCCCTCTGTACCCGGGCAGCGACGGGACCCTTTCTCCCTGCCAGGACCAAATGCCCCCCGAAGCGGGGAGCGACAGCAGCGGTGAGGAGCATGTTCTGGCGCCCCCCGGCCTGCAGCCCCCTCACTGCCCAGGGCAGTGCCTCATCTGGGCCTGCAAGACTTGCAAGAGGAAATCAGCCCCGACAGATCGGCGCAAGGCCGCCACCCTGCGCGAGAGGCGACGTCTTAAGAAGATCAATGAGGCCTTTGAGGCCCTGAAACGCAGGACAGTGGCCAACCCCAACCAGAGGCTGCCCAAGGTGGAGATCCTGAGGAGCGCCATTACTTACATCGAGCGGCTGCAGGATCTCCTGCACCGGCTGGATCAGCAGGAGAAGATGCAAGAGCTGGGGGCAGACCCCTTCAGCTACAGCCCTAAACAAGCAAAT CTCCCCAGTTCCGATTTCCTGAGCACCTGCAGCTCTGACTGGGAAAATGTTTCTGATCATTCCAGGGCTCTAGCCATAAGTCCCAGAGAAG TAGGAGGGCCCATAATCGAGTCATCTGCCTCCAGTAGCCTCCGGTGCCTTTCTTCAATCGTGGACAGTATCTCCTCTGAAGACCCTAAGCTTATCAGTGTGGAGGAGGTGGTGGAGAAATAA
- the MYF6 gene encoding myogenic factor 6 isoform X2, whose product MPSGWFLSELGAHHPAPVEPEAEEESIMMDLFETGSYFFYLDGENGALQQLEMAEGSPLYPGSDGTLSPCQDQMPPEAGSDSSGEEHVLAPPGLQPPHCPGQCLIWACKTCKRKSAPTDRRKAATLRERRRLKKINEAFEALKRRTVANPNQRLPKVEILRSAITYIERLQDLLHRLDQQEKMQELGADPFSYSPKQANLPSSDFLSTCSSDWENVSDHSRALAISPREGGPIIESSASSSLRCLSSIVDSISSEDPKLISVEEVVEK is encoded by the exons ATGCCATCTGGGTGGTTCCTCTCGGAGTTGGGAGCCCATCACCCAGCTCCGGTAGAGCCAGAGGCCGAAGAAGAGAGCATAATGATGGACCTTTTCGAAACGGGCTCCTATTTCTTCTACCTGGACGGGGAGAATGGAGCCCTGCAGCAGCTGGAGATGGCCGAAGGCTCCCCTCTGTACCCGGGCAGCGACGGGACCCTTTCTCCCTGCCAGGACCAAATGCCCCCCGAAGCGGGGAGCGACAGCAGCGGTGAGGAGCATGTTCTGGCGCCCCCCGGCCTGCAGCCCCCTCACTGCCCAGGGCAGTGCCTCATCTGGGCCTGCAAGACTTGCAAGAGGAAATCAGCCCCGACAGATCGGCGCAAGGCCGCCACCCTGCGCGAGAGGCGACGTCTTAAGAAGATCAATGAGGCCTTTGAGGCCCTGAAACGCAGGACAGTGGCCAACCCCAACCAGAGGCTGCCCAAGGTGGAGATCCTGAGGAGCGCCATTACTTACATCGAGCGGCTGCAGGATCTCCTGCACCGGCTGGATCAGCAGGAGAAGATGCAAGAGCTGGGGGCAGACCCCTTCAGCTACAGCCCTAAACAAGCAAAT CTCCCCAGTTCCGATTTCCTGAGCACCTGCAGCTCTGACTGGGAAAATGTTTCTGATCATTCCAGGGCTCTAGCCATAAGTCCCAGAGAAG GAGGGCCCATAATCGAGTCATCTGCCTCCAGTAGCCTCCGGTGCCTTTCTTCAATCGTGGACAGTATCTCCTCTGAAGACCCTAAGCTTATCAGTGTGGAGGAGGTGGTGGAGAAATAA